A stretch of Miscanthus floridulus cultivar M001 chromosome 13, ASM1932011v1, whole genome shotgun sequence DNA encodes these proteins:
- the LOC136501776 gene encoding putative FBD-associated F-box protein At5g53635, translated as MGLLALQRLMSLQRNRQRRQRQTRALNGSIDSSMDIRKVSPCQQDAHGDSHAAKRMMCSIPTLPEDILHHIYSLLPLRDAARAACSSHAFLRFWRCHPNLTLNWHILCSNANASQENFICIIDNILRNHSGINIKILKLQLYGIYDAYQYLDSWLQVAVKRGIEELTIELCYRVDMKHNVPCTLLTDGVQNSIRYLQLSCCTFHPTPELGPFRNLKSLLLRSVHILDNELEGFLSNSHALEKLDLNGCEKITCLKIPSILLQLHSLKVSCCVKLRVIESKARNLSCFILEGQSVKVSLGETLQMKNLRMGRSNLVCYARVKLSSSMPNLKTLSISSDYERVNTPMLRTKFLFLKWLSIYLRLTSCPSYDYFSLVSFLDASPSLETWLLDVAEESMQHESIFGGGSLQLRQMPMQHHGRLKTVRFKGFNSAKSLVELTCYILRNAKSLGRLTLDTTYGDPKCDSAMSGGWCTPMSKDFLMEARRGVSAIRTYIEDKVPSTVRLTVVEHCTRCHADNLSE; from the exons ATGGGGCTACTGGCGCTGCAGCGGCTCATGTCCCTACAGCGCAACCGGCAGCGGCGTCAACGGCAAACCCGAGCCCTGA ACGGATCGATTGATTCATCAATGGATATAAGAAAGGTCTCACCCTGTCAACAAGATGCTCATGGTGATTCTCACGCCGCCAAAAGAATGATGTGTTCAATCCCAACCCTTCCCGAG GACATTTTGCACCATATATATTCCCTGTTGCCACTGCGTGATGCTGCCCGTGCTGCTTGCTCGTCTCATGCCTTTCTACGTTTCTGGAGATGTCATCCCAATCTAACCTTAAACTGGCATATCCTTTGCTCAAATGCAAATGCATCTCAAGAGAATTTCATCTGCATAATTGACAACATCCTGAGGAACCACTCAGGCATCAACATTAAGATACTCAAGCTTCAGTTATATGGCATTTATGATGCCTACCAGTATCTGGACAGTTGGCTTCAGGTTGCTGTTAAACGTGGGATTGAAGAACTCACCATTGAGCTATGTTATAGAGTTGACATGAAGCATAATGTCCCATGCACACTTTTAACCGATGGTGTCCAAAACTCAATCCGGTATCTTCAACTTTCCTGCTGCACCTTCCATCCCACACCTGAACTTGGCCCCTTCAGAAACCTAAAAAGTCTGCTCCTGCGTTCTGTGCATATTTTGGATAATGAGTTAGAGGGCTTTCTTTCCAACTCCCATGCTCTGGAGAAGTTAGACCTCAATGGTTGCGAGAAGATAACGTGCCTGAAGATACCTAGCATCCTGCTGCAGCTCCATAGCCTGAAGGTTTCTTGTTGCGTGAAGCTGCGAGTGATAGAGAGCAAAGCTCGAAATCTCTCCTGTTTTATCCTTGAAGGACAGAGTGTAAAAGTCTCCCTTGGAGAAACACTGCAAATGAAGAACCTGCGCATGGGCCGTTCCAACCTCGTCTGTTACGCCCGTGTTAAATTGTCATCCAGTATGCCAAACCTCAAGACTCTTTCCATCAGCTCAGATTATGAG AGGGTTAATACACCAATGCTTCGTACCAAATTCCTATTCCTTAAGTGGCTGTCTATTTATCTGAGATTGACCTCTTGCCCATCCTATGACTATTTTTCTCTGGTTTCTTTCCTTGACGCTTCTCCCTCCTTGGAGACTTGGCTGTTGGAT GTAGCTGAGGAAAGTATGCAGCATGAATCAATTTTCGGAGGCGGCTCCTTGCAGTTGAGGCAGATGCCTATGCAGCACCATGGCCGCCTTAAGACTGTGAGGTTCAAAGGCTTCAACTCAGCCAAGAGCTTGGTTGAGCTAACGTGTTATATTCTCAGGAACGCAAAGTCACTTGGCCGGCTCACACTGGATACCACTTATGGTGATCCTAAGTGTGATAGCGCAATGTCCGGCGGCTGGTGCACTCCCATGAGTAAAGATTTTCTCATGGAAGCACGTAGAGGGGTTTCGGCAATTAGAACGTATATTGAAGATAAGGTTCCTTCTACTGTTAGGCTGACGGTGGTGGAGCACTGTACTCGGTGCCATGCTGATAACTTATCTGAATAA